One genomic region from Quercus robur chromosome 4, dhQueRobu3.1, whole genome shotgun sequence encodes:
- the LOC126722765 gene encoding pectinesterase/pectinesterase inhibitor PPE8B-like: protein MEASEISVNITVASNGSGDYKTIMDAVKVAPSKSSERFVIYIKKGTYREYVSIPSDKWNMMMVGDGIDQTIISGNRSNTTGWRTYGSATFGVDGKNFIAVNMTFENTAGPEGGQAVALRSDSDYSVFYRCGISGYQDSLYAHKNRQFYRECQIKGTVDFIFGDATAVFQKCDILPRQASPGQSNTITAQGREQVNATGGFSFHMCTINGDSDLISLNNPTPTYLGRPWKTYSRTVFLQSYMSNIVRPEGWLRWNPAFESTLFYGEYNNTGPGANTDKRVKWPGVHILDSTQAQNYTVDQFLLGNAWLPSTGIPFDGGLVG, encoded by the exons ATGGAAGCAAGTGAGATTTCGGTCAACATTACAGTGGCTTCTAATGGGTCTGGTGATTACAAGACAATCATGGATGCAGTAAAAGTTGCGCCATCTAAAAGCTCAGAACGTTTTGTGATTTATATCAAGAAAGGTACCTATAGGGAATACGTGTCTATTCCAAGTGACAAATGGAATATGATGATGGTTGGGGATGGTATCGACCAGACTATAATTTCAGGAAATCGAAGCAACACCACTGGCTGGAGAACATATGGATCAGCCACATTCG GTGTTGATGGTAAAAACTTCATAGCAGTGAACATGACATTTGAGAACACTGCAGGGCCAGAAGGAGGCCAAGCTGTGGCACTTCGATCAGACTCTGACTATTCAGTCTTCTATCGTTGTGGTATAAGTGGTTACCAAGATTCATTATATGCACACAAAAATCGCCAATTCTATAGAGAATGCCAAATAAAGGGCACTGTCGATTTCATCTTTGGTGATGCAACCGCAGTCTTTCAAAAATGTGATATTCTTCCAAGACAAGCTTCGCCAGGACAATCCAACACTATCACAGCTCAAGGCCGAGAACAAGTAAATGCCACAGGCGGCTTTTCTTTCCATATGTGCACTATAAACGGGGATTCAGATTTAATTTCCTTAAACAACCCAACTCCTACATACCTTGGTCGACCTTGGAAGACATATTCAAGAACTGTATTTTTGCAATCATACATGAGCAACATCGTAAGGCCAGAAGGGTGGCTAAGGTGGAATCCAGCCTTTGAATCCACTTTGTTTTATGGAGAGTACAACAATACCGGGCCAGGTGCAAACACAGACAAGCGGGTCAAGTGGCCAGGTGTTCATATTTTAGATTCAACTCAAGCTCAAAATTACACAGTTGATCAGTTTCTCCTTGGCAACGCATGGTTGCCTTCCACTGGTATACCGTTCGATGGAGGATTAGTAGGCTAA
- the LOC126722766 gene encoding pectinesterase inhibitor-like: protein MAPSICASLLLSLMLAILLICPTSARLSVKADEGVLHDICSPHRDPPFCLKALKSDPQTITIDLVGLTNISIHLADVVANKTFAFIGLLVNKTSDPKLKPQYEFCHQFYESLVGDIEYAKDAWKGGDYFTVVVAADSCLTSTGDCRDEITTNASPLLRENKEVSYYCETFLLVSKRLSGLS from the coding sequence ATGGCCCCATCCATTTGTGCCTCCTTATTGCTCTCTCTTATGCTAGCAATCCTATTGATTTGCCCAACAAGTGCACGGCTAAGTGTGAAGGCTGATGAAGGTGTGCTTCATGATATTTGCTCTCCCCATAGAGATCCTCCCTTTTGCTTGAAAGCCCTAAAATCCGATCCTCAAACAATCACAATCGACCTTGTTGGCCTTACCAATATTTCAATCCACTTAGCAGATGTTGTTGCTAATAAAACCTTTGCCTTCATTGGCTTACTCGTCAACAAAACCTCGGACCCCAAGTTAAAACCACAGTATGAATTCTGCCACCAATTCTATGAATCTCTTGTTGGCGATATAGAATATGCAAAGGATGCATGGAAAGGTGGTGACTACTTTACTGTAGTTGTTGCAGCTGATAGTTGCCTCACTTCAACTGGTGACTGTAGAGACGAAATAACAACTAATGCATCCCCCCTCCTACGAGAAAATAAAGAAGTGTCTTATTATTGTGAGACATTTTTGCTTGTTTCAAAACGCCTATCAGGTCTTAGCTAA